In Microbacterium galbinum, a single window of DNA contains:
- a CDS encoding DUF3099 domain-containing protein, giving the protein MNRKRTVPAVTSLPQSPAAESDHRVRRYAITMTIRIVCFGLMVFVQPYGWYTWVFAAAAAVLPYIAVVFANAGSDSTESGAESPRQEIEATPAVAPEPIEEAPGIITIHEKPQDRT; this is encoded by the coding sequence GTGAACCGCAAGCGCACCGTCCCCGCCGTGACCTCTCTGCCGCAGTCGCCGGCAGCCGAGTCCGATCACCGCGTGCGCCGCTATGCGATCACGATGACGATCCGCATCGTGTGCTTCGGCCTCATGGTCTTCGTGCAGCCTTACGGCTGGTACACATGGGTCTTCGCCGCCGCGGCCGCGGTGCTCCCGTACATCGCCGTGGTCTTCGCGAACGCCGGCAGCGACAGCACCGAATCGGGGGCGGAGTCCCCTCGGCAGGAGATCGAGGCGACACCGGCGGTCGCCCCGGAGCCGATCGAGGAAGCTCCCGGCATCATCACGATCCACGAGAAGCCGCAGGATCGCACGTGA